In Neofelis nebulosa isolate mNeoNeb1 chromosome 7, mNeoNeb1.pri, whole genome shotgun sequence, the following proteins share a genomic window:
- the LOC131518273 gene encoding uncharacterized protein LOC131518273 has protein sequence MKPTPQSTVPRSLLLPASGGQRSLAPQPPTPFQDQSVPLQITGALPSAHQTGKFCKSVNAGGHVGVWEPRGSGSRLPGQPSKLTTSVLLAGRRHSPVGRGHSGWRGAHADTNCLGDGGGTPGRLPTSVTCHRVHEHQVLIRCFWLWSLGRPSSVSPSVKWVDQQCPSVGWWGLTEAIFAKNPGTRKGALCLYLPNKTKGSLRWRRDQTQTQRVSHPELGYLSHNPGPCPGPGWGRARVPFPSRLSVMRPKFRVWITDVRRIWSTEWCRSSGSVLQGTWCGHRRTHTCGPSLVSPPHLGHAA, from the exons ATGAAGCCGACGCCTCAGTCTACGGTTCCCAGGTCCCTGCTGCTTCCAGCCTCAGGAGGGCAGAGGTCACTGGCCCCGCAGCCGCCAACACCTTTCCAAGACCAGTCTGTTCCTCTACAAATAACAGGGGCGCTACCGAGTGCTCACCAAACTGGAAAGTTCTGCAAGTCTGTGAATGCTGGAGGCCATGTTGGAGTGTGGGAACCCCGGGGGTCTGGATCCCGTCTTCCCGGCCAGCCCTCAAAGCTGACGACCAG TGTGCTTCTGGCAGGCAGACGTCATTCCCCTGTCGGCAGAGGACATTCTGGCTGGAGAGGGGCTCACGCTGACACCAACTGCTTGGGTGATGGAGGAGGGACACCGGGCCGTCTGCCAACTTCCGTCACGTGCCACCGAGTCCACGAACACCAAGTCCTGATCCGCTGCTTCTGGTTGTGGAGCCTGGGTCGCCcttcctcagtctccccatctgtaaaatgggtggaCCAGCAGTGCCCCTCCGTCGGATGGTGGGGATTAACTGAGGCAATATTTGCGAAGAACCCAGGGACACGGAAGGGGGCACTCTGCCTCTAtttaccaaataaaacaaaaggtaGCCTCCGCTGGAGGAGAGaccagacccagacccagaggGTGAGTCACCCAGAGTTAGGGTACCTTTCACACAATCCAGGACCCTGCCCCGGTCCTGGCTGGGGAAGAGCGAGGGTCCCCTTCCCGTCCAGGCTCAGCGTCATGAGACCCAAGTTCCGTGTTTGGATTACAGACGTGCGAAGAATCTGGTCAACCGAGTGGTGCCGGTCATCAGGCTCAGTGCTACAGGGCACCTGGTGTGGCCACCGCAGGACACACACCTGTGGACCCAGCCTTGTGTCTCCCCCTCATCTGGGTCACGCAGCTTGA